One genomic segment of Thermodesulfobacterium sp. TA1 includes these proteins:
- a CDS encoding TrkA family potassium uptake protein, with protein MDYTYSVNRRLFLVLILVAGIIALGTVGYIIIEDMLFLEALYMTVITLATVGFKEVKPLSEAGMIFTILLIILGFGVFTYAVTTGAQILIEGELRDVFNERRRKKMLVRLKGHYIICGYGRMGRIIAKELKAHGEEIVVIERQGEIKEEGFFFIIGDATKDEVLKEAGIERAKGLVSVLSSDADNLYVVLSARALNPNLFIIARAAEESARKKLKIAGANKVVCPYHIGGLRMAHMLLKPNVVDFWEFITRSEYLNIDIEELVVSEKSPYAGKTLRETEIGKTFGVIIVGIKRKEGQIEFNPSAESLILPGDILLAIGPPEKLSLLEKSLSNG; from the coding sequence ATGGATTATACTTATTCGGTAAACAGACGTCTTTTTTTGGTTTTAATTTTGGTTGCTGGTATAATAGCTTTGGGAACGGTAGGTTATATCATAATAGAAGATATGCTTTTTTTGGAAGCTCTGTACATGACGGTTATCACCTTAGCTACTGTAGGGTTTAAAGAAGTGAAACCTCTTAGCGAAGCAGGGATGATTTTTACCATTTTGCTTATTATTTTAGGTTTTGGGGTTTTTACCTATGCAGTGACCACAGGTGCTCAAATTTTGATAGAAGGAGAGCTAAGAGATGTTTTTAACGAAAGGAGAAGAAAGAAGATGTTAGTAAGGCTTAAAGGACATTACATCATTTGTGGTTATGGTAGGATGGGAAGGATTATCGCTAAAGAGCTTAAAGCTCATGGTGAAGAGATTGTAGTGATAGAAAGGCAGGGTGAAATTAAAGAAGAAGGATTTTTCTTTATAATCGGAGACGCTACCAAAGATGAGGTTCTTAAGGAAGCAGGGATTGAGAGGGCAAAAGGGCTTGTGTCTGTTCTTTCTTCAGATGCAGACAACCTTTATGTAGTTTTAAGTGCCAGGGCTTTAAACCCAAACCTTTTTATCATAGCCAGGGCAGCTGAAGAGTCAGCCAGAAAAAAATTAAAAATAGCAGGGGCAAACAAGGTAGTCTGTCCCTATCATATAGGTGGTTTAAGAATGGCCCATATGTTGTTAAAACCTAATGTAGTCGATTTTTGGGAGTTTATTACTAGATCAGAGTATTTAAACATAGACATAGAAGAACTTGTGGTCTCAGAAAAATCACCTTATGCAGGTAAGACCTTGCGAGAGACAGAAATAGGTAAGACCTTTGGGGTTATTATCGTAGGTATAAAAAGAAAGGAAGGACAGATAGAATTTAACCCTTCGGCTGAAAGCCTTATTCTACCAGGGGATATCCTCTTAGCCATAGGACCTCCAGAAAAACTTAGCTTACTTGAAAAGAGTCTATCTAATGGATAA
- a CDS encoding phosphatidylglycerophosphatase A — translation MPLSKQPNFFRNLIWIFISSGGFVGFLPVCPGTFGALTGLVYFWFLKETSLLYQLVLTLSLSGLGVVASHLASKIVREKDPEFVVIDEIAGMWFALIGKNTWVEFVLAFVVFRFLDIKKPLFIGRLERFSGGWGIMLDDLWAGILTNGIVSLVFYVAKFYGLI, via the coding sequence ATGCCCCTTTCTAAACAGCCTAATTTTTTCCGCAACCTTATTTGGATTTTTATCTCATCCGGTGGTTTTGTCGGTTTTTTACCAGTTTGTCCAGGGACTTTTGGGGCCTTAACCGGGCTGGTATATTTTTGGTTTCTTAAAGAGACTTCATTGTTATATCAATTGGTTTTGACCTTAAGCCTTTCAGGTTTAGGAGTAGTTGCAAGTCATCTGGCAAGCAAAATAGTACGAGAAAAAGACCCTGAGTTTGTGGTTATAGACGAAATAGCAGGGATGTGGTTTGCTTTGATAGGTAAAAACACTTGGGTTGAGTTTGTATTAGCCTTTGTGGTTTTTAGGTTTTTAGACATTAAAAAGCCTCTTTTTATCGGTAGGTTAGAAAGGTTTTCAGGAGGATGGGGTATCATGTTAGATGACCTTTGGGCGGGTATCCTTACTAACGGCATAGTGTCCTTGGTGTTTTATGTTGCTAAATTTTATGGTTTGATATAA
- a CDS encoding nicotinamide-nucleotide amidohydrolase family protein, protein MEGVLIFIGDELVSGLVANTNVLVATRELFSHGFQIKEIITLPDDLSLIKEYLRKLLRKYSFLVLSGGLGPTDDDLTNQAVAEALGFNLIENTEVAQAIAFSKEYVSSHEIARKMSLLPEGAVPLADDLTMAGYFIDLKEKLLFVLPGVPSQFEHLLTQKVIPLLSQRFRPEVLEYSQVLRFFDLNETDLNLFLKDQVFDPKELKIGYYPLLPEVKLVLRSRDKGLLTEVVSKLKKRFGPSLVSEEDVSLVEVTGRLLISQGKKLAVAESCTGGMLSSLLTSVAGSSNYFERGFVTYSPESKVELLGVKKEHIERFGVVSYQVALDMAEGLKNRVKVDYAIGITGYAGPGGGATENPVGTVYIGLAYQQKVKAFKFWFQGLERREIQLISSYTALDMLRRLIVYDEGFLRYRFAVGVEERSL, encoded by the coding sequence ATGGAAGGGGTTTTAATCTTTATCGGAGATGAGTTGGTTTCTGGACTGGTAGCTAACACCAATGTCTTGGTAGCTACCAGAGAACTTTTTTCTCATGGCTTTCAGATAAAAGAGATTATTACCTTACCAGATGATTTGTCCTTGATTAAGGAGTATTTGCGAAAACTTTTACGAAAATATTCTTTTCTGGTTCTGTCAGGAGGGCTTGGTCCTACTGATGATGACCTTACTAACCAGGCGGTTGCTGAGGCTTTAGGGTTTAACTTGATAGAAAATACAGAAGTTGCCCAGGCTATAGCCTTTTCTAAAGAATATGTCAGTTCTCACGAAATAGCAAGAAAGATGTCTCTTTTACCTGAAGGAGCTGTTCCTTTAGCAGACGACCTGACGATGGCAGGTTATTTTATAGACCTCAAAGAAAAACTTCTTTTTGTTTTACCAGGTGTTCCTTCTCAGTTTGAGCATCTTTTAACCCAGAAAGTGATACCTCTTTTATCTCAAAGGTTTAGACCTGAAGTTTTAGAGTATTCTCAAGTTTTAAGGTTTTTTGACCTAAACGAAACCGACTTAAACCTTTTTTTAAAAGACCAGGTCTTTGACCCTAAGGAGTTAAAAATAGGGTATTATCCCCTTTTGCCTGAAGTAAAACTGGTGCTTAGGAGTAGAGATAAAGGCCTTTTAACTGAGGTGGTATCTAAACTCAAAAAAAGGTTTGGTCCTTCTTTGGTGAGTGAAGAAGATGTTTCTTTGGTAGAAGTAACCGGTAGACTTTTAATCTCTCAGGGTAAAAAATTGGCAGTAGCAGAGTCTTGCACAGGTGGTATGCTTTCTTCCCTGTTGACCTCGGTTGCAGGTAGTTCTAACTATTTTGAAAGGGGTTTTGTGACTTATAGTCCGGAAAGTAAGGTGGAGTTGCTTGGGGTAAAAAAAGAACATATAGAACGTTTTGGGGTGGTTAGTTATCAAGTAGCTTTAGACATGGCAGAGGGGCTTAAAAATAGAGTAAAAGTAGACTATGCCATCGGGATTACAGGATATGCAGGACCTGGAGGAGGGGCTACTGAAAACCCTGTAGGTACTGTCTACATAGGTCTTGCTTATCAACAAAAGGTTAAAGCCTTTAAGTTTTGGTTTCAAGGATTAGAGAGGAGGGAAATTCAGCTGATAAGCAGTTATACCGCTTTAGACATGTTAAGGAGGCTTATAGTTTATGATGAGGGCTTTCTTAGGTATAGATTTGCCGTCGGAGTTGAAGAAAGGTCTCTCTGA
- the thpR gene encoding RNA 2',3'-cyclic phosphodiesterase produces the protein MRAFLGIDLPSELKKGLSELEKIKQPEGLKAKWVEEENFHLTLVFFGNVSADLLERLSKSVEKVLTNYPGFVLTIDKIGFFPEKGTPRVVWIGLKEPTGTLVKLVEDLHKAFKKFKLKLDQRFHPHITLFRVKELVNKTAFEEYFKNLSEIAQKLEGFRFPVKEVKFFESTLTPKGPIYKTLKEVSLGL, from the coding sequence ATGAGGGCTTTCTTAGGTATAGATTTGCCGTCGGAGTTGAAGAAAGGTCTCTCTGAGTTAGAGAAGATTAAACAACCAGAGGGACTTAAGGCTAAGTGGGTAGAGGAAGAAAATTTTCATCTTACTTTAGTCTTTTTCGGAAACGTTAGTGCTGACCTTTTAGAAAGATTAAGTAAATCGGTAGAAAAGGTTTTAACTAACTATCCAGGTTTTGTATTAACCATAGATAAAATAGGTTTTTTCCCTGAGAAAGGAACCCCGAGGGTGGTTTGGATAGGGCTTAAAGAACCCACAGGAACTTTGGTAAAACTGGTAGAGGATTTACATAAAGCTTTTAAGAAATTCAAACTAAAACTTGACCAAAGGTTTCATCCTCATATTACCCTTTTTAGAGTGAAAGAGCTGGTCAATAAAACAGCCTTTGAAGAATACTTTAAAAACCTCTCAGAAATCGCCCAAAAATTAGAGGGGTTTAGATTTCCTGTAAAAGAAGTGAAGTTTTTTGAGAGTACTTTAACCCCCAAAGGTCCTATTTATAAAACCCTTAAGGAGGTAAGCTTAGGATTATGA
- a CDS encoding phosphate-starvation-inducible PsiE family protein, whose product MKKESPCSPPFQFEIFQNWIICFYKGIIKLAFNLAIIILIISLGIGIFKTIKDLTLVFTEPTVRASFKELVTNVLSLIVVLELIRAFVDYFEHEAVSIEILIEALIAFLIREFMIYLFEGKATGFEVFWWALGIVLVVFSRFIFVIYKGIRFFRKPMIKSSQE is encoded by the coding sequence ATGAAAAAAGAGTCGCCTTGTAGTCCACCTTTTCAATTTGAAATTTTTCAAAATTGGATAATCTGTTTCTACAAAGGGATTATAAAACTTGCTTTTAATTTAGCTATTATTATTCTGATAATAAGTTTAGGAATAGGAATTTTTAAAACGATTAAGGACTTAACCCTGGTTTTTACCGAGCCTACGGTTAGGGCTAGTTTTAAAGAATTGGTAACCAACGTATTAAGTTTGATCGTAGTGCTTGAGTTGATAAGGGCCTTTGTAGACTATTTTGAGCATGAAGCAGTTAGTATAGAAATTCTTATAGAGGCTTTGATAGCCTTTTTGATAAGAGAGTTTATGATATATCTTTTTGAAGGAAAAGCTACAGGATTCGAAGTTTTTTGGTGGGCCTTAGGGATAGTTTTGGTGGTGTTTAGTAGGTTTATTTTTGTGATTTACAAAGGAATAAGGTTTTTTAGAAAACCTATGATTAAGTCTTCACAGGAATAA
- a CDS encoding peptide-binding protein: MSLKLRFFLVVLFLGLIVVAGKEVLTYEGSSNKHLSKDYGDALVIGAISDASVMVPMIATDVMSHTIGGHLFLGVVKYGPDLNLVGELAERFEISEDQRTITFYLRKGVKWSDGVEVTSEDIAFGYRLITDPKIPTPYASDFQEVEKFEVLDPYTFRVTYKKPFALALSSWGNLVVLPKHLLEGKDLDYLRNVFGRKPVGNGPFMLVHWKPQQEILLKANPLYYKGRPYLNYLIYRIIPDPTTLFMELRSGGIDWVPLTPLQYLKLQKEKEVEKFFQVYKYPAFSFTYIGYNLAHPFFKDQRVRKALCLAIDKHKIVKGALLGQGIPAYGPYKPDAWFYNPEIEKSCPYDPQKALALLFEAGFKKNEKGLLEKDGKIFEFTLLVNQGNLPRLLAAQIVQQELFKIGIKVNIRTLEWTTLIHQFIDKRRFEAVILGWSTGPDPDLYDIFHSSKKNSPGLNFVGYVNPELDKLLEEGRYTLDKKRRKKIYAKIQEILAEDQPYTFLYIPMSLEAISVRIQEVKTSAIGIGYNLEEWWVPKEKQKYLIP, translated from the coding sequence ATGTCTCTTAAATTAAGGTTTTTTCTTGTAGTTCTGTTCTTAGGTCTGATAGTAGTAGCAGGTAAAGAGGTATTAACCTATGAAGGTTCTTCTAATAAGCATCTTTCTAAGGATTATGGAGATGCTTTGGTTATAGGAGCCATATCCGATGCAAGCGTGATGGTTCCGATGATAGCTACAGATGTTATGAGTCACACGATAGGAGGGCACTTATTTTTAGGGGTGGTCAAGTATGGACCTGACCTTAATCTTGTAGGAGAACTCGCTGAAAGATTTGAAATATCCGAAGACCAAAGAACGATAACTTTTTATTTAAGAAAAGGGGTAAAATGGAGTGATGGGGTTGAAGTAACCTCAGAAGACATAGCTTTTGGCTATAGGTTGATTACCGACCCGAAAATTCCTACTCCTTATGCCAGCGATTTTCAGGAAGTAGAAAAGTTTGAGGTGCTTGACCCTTACACTTTTAGGGTTACCTATAAAAAACCTTTTGCTTTAGCCCTTTCTTCTTGGGGTAACCTGGTGGTCCTCCCTAAACACTTGCTTGAAGGCAAAGACCTTGATTATTTAAGAAATGTCTTTGGTAGAAAACCTGTAGGTAATGGGCCTTTTATGTTGGTTCATTGGAAACCTCAACAGGAAATCCTTCTAAAGGCTAACCCGCTTTATTACAAAGGTAGACCCTATTTAAACTATCTTATCTATCGCATCATTCCTGACCCTACCACCCTTTTTATGGAGCTTCGTTCTGGAGGCATAGATTGGGTACCTCTAACCCCACTTCAATACTTAAAGCTCCAAAAAGAAAAAGAAGTAGAAAAATTTTTTCAGGTATATAAATATCCGGCTTTTTCTTTTACTTACATAGGGTATAATTTAGCCCATCCTTTTTTTAAGGATCAAAGGGTAAGAAAGGCCCTATGTTTGGCTATAGACAAACATAAGATAGTTAAAGGTGCACTCTTAGGGCAAGGGATCCCTGCTTACGGTCCCTATAAACCAGATGCTTGGTTTTACAATCCAGAAATAGAAAAAAGTTGTCCTTACGATCCACAAAAAGCCTTAGCTCTTCTTTTTGAGGCAGGGTTTAAGAAAAACGAAAAAGGGCTTTTAGAAAAGGACGGAAAGATTTTTGAGTTTACTTTGTTAGTAAATCAGGGGAATCTTCCGAGGCTACTAGCTGCCCAGATCGTACAACAAGAACTTTTTAAAATAGGAATAAAGGTAAACATCAGGACTTTAGAATGGACTACCCTTATTCATCAGTTTATAGATAAAAGAAGGTTTGAAGCCGTGATTTTAGGATGGTCTACCGGACCTGATCCAGACCTTTATGACATCTTTCATTCCTCTAAAAAGAACTCCCCTGGACTAAATTTTGTGGGTTATGTTAATCCTGAGCTTGATAAACTTTTAGAAGAAGGAAGATATACTTTAGATAAAAAAAGACGAAAAAAGATCTATGCAAAGATACAAGAAATTTTAGCAGAAGACCAACCTTATACCTTTCTTTATATTCCGATGAGTTTAGAGGCTATAAGTGTTAGGATTCAAGAAGTTAAAACTTCGGCCATAGGCATAGGCTATAATTTAGAAGAATGGTGGGTCCCTAAAGAAAAACAAAAATATTTAATACCATGA
- a CDS encoding NAD(P)H-dependent glycerol-3-phosphate dehydrogenase, whose translation MKKITIIGGGSWGTALGKVLASKEIEVSLLVRREVVCDSINKEKENPFYLPGIKLPKKLKATLDLEEAFGNSEAVFWVIPSHTLRQMLEGLKPLAERVKYHVSAIKGIDLETQKTPYHILREGLPDGCEVMVLGGPSFAKEVAKELPTAVVLAGEKEDETKKIQELIAQPYFRVYRSEDPIGVEIAGALKNVIAIASGICDGLQLGLNARASLITRGLIEMIRLGTKLGGKLHTFYGLAGLGDLVLTCTGALSRNYQVGYRIGKGEKLEDILKSLREVAEGVKTSKVVKNLAYKLKVEMPICEEVYQVLFEKESPQKCLKRLLSRGLKKEFEGCLVL comes from the coding sequence ATGAAAAAGATTACCATCATCGGAGGAGGAAGCTGGGGAACAGCCTTAGGTAAAGTGTTAGCCTCAAAAGAAATAGAAGTTTCTCTTTTAGTAAGAAGAGAGGTAGTTTGTGATAGTATTAACAAGGAAAAAGAAAATCCTTTTTACCTCCCAGGGATTAAACTTCCGAAAAAACTGAAGGCTACCTTAGACCTAGAGGAGGCTTTTGGTAATTCTGAAGCGGTTTTTTGGGTAATTCCTTCTCATACTTTGAGACAGATGTTAGAAGGATTAAAACCTTTAGCTGAAAGAGTAAAATATCATGTTTCTGCTATCAAAGGGATAGATCTTGAAACTCAAAAAACACCTTACCATATTCTAAGAGAAGGTCTACCTGATGGTTGCGAAGTGATGGTGTTAGGTGGACCTTCTTTTGCCAAAGAAGTAGCTAAAGAGCTTCCTACAGCCGTGGTTTTAGCTGGAGAAAAAGAAGACGAGACAAAAAAGATACAGGAGTTGATAGCCCAGCCTTATTTTAGGGTTTATAGAAGCGAAGATCCTATAGGAGTAGAGATAGCAGGAGCCCTGAAAAACGTGATAGCCATAGCCTCTGGGATTTGTGACGGACTTCAATTAGGATTAAACGCCAGAGCTTCTTTAATAACCCGAGGACTTATAGAAATGATACGGTTAGGCACTAAACTAGGAGGAAAACTTCACACTTTTTATGGTCTCGCAGGTCTTGGAGACTTAGTTTTAACTTGCACCGGAGCCCTTTCTCGTAACTATCAGGTAGGTTATAGAATAGGAAAAGGGGAAAAACTGGAGGATATCCTTAAAAGTCTAAGAGAAGTAGCAGAAGGGGTAAAAACTTCTAAGGTAGTAAAGAATTTAGCCTATAAATTAAAAGTAGAAATGCCCATCTGCGAAGAGGTCTATCAAGTTTTGTTTGAAAAAGAGAGCCCTCAAAAGTGTTTAAAAAGGCTTCTTTCAAGAGGGCTTAAAAAAGAGTTTGAGGGTTGTTTAGTATTGTAG
- a CDS encoding DsrE family protein, protein MGLRLLLHVPQSDRFMPALKMAKNFLNACTSEEKPLVKIIVNFEGITVLKDFSPYSELFNELLGLGGEVYFCENALKGFNLSLDMVPKGGKTVPAGIKALVELQKEGYAYVRA, encoded by the coding sequence ATGGGATTAAGGCTTTTACTGCATGTTCCCCAGTCTGACAGGTTTATGCCAGCCCTTAAGATGGCCAAAAACTTTCTTAACGCCTGTACTTCTGAAGAAAAACCTTTAGTTAAAATCATCGTAAACTTTGAAGGAATAACCGTTTTAAAAGATTTTAGTCCATATAGTGAACTTTTTAACGAGCTTCTCGGTTTGGGTGGAGAGGTTTATTTTTGTGAAAACGCCTTAAAAGGATTTAATCTTTCTTTAGATATGGTGCCTAAAGGGGGCAAGACTGTTCCTGCAGGCATCAAAGCCCTTGTTGAGTTACAAAAAGAAGGTTATGCCTATGTAAGGGCTTAA
- a CDS encoding ParB/RepB/Spo0J family partition protein — protein sequence MKRKALGKGLSELIPDIDQEISLQEKPSYGGIRFIPIDQILFSQLQPRLVYKEDEEFEELVKSIKEKGVLQPILVREKGEGLFECIAGERRLRASKKAGLTEVPAIVKNLSDEEVLIVALIENLQRKNLNPLEEAIAYKNLAEKFGYTQEEIAAKVGKDRATIANLLRLLNLPQEIQQDLLEERLTVGHAKALLSLSSKEQQLTVRNLILQKGLSVRETERLVNKLLAEKKPEKVKQPDPNLLYLSEEISKLIGTKVNVKVQKKKTYFIFEFDEIERVEDFIEGLKKAFGNY from the coding sequence ATGAAAAGAAAAGCACTTGGCAAAGGACTTTCTGAATTAATCCCTGACATAGACCAAGAAATCTCTTTACAAGAAAAACCTTCTTACGGAGGGATAAGATTTATTCCGATAGACCAAATCCTTTTTTCTCAACTGCAACCAAGATTGGTCTATAAGGAAGACGAAGAGTTCGAAGAGTTAGTAAAATCTATTAAAGAAAAAGGGGTTTTACAACCTATTTTGGTGCGTGAAAAAGGAGAGGGACTTTTTGAATGTATAGCAGGTGAACGCAGGCTTAGAGCCTCTAAAAAAGCAGGACTCACTGAGGTTCCTGCTATCGTTAAAAACCTTTCTGACGAAGAGGTTTTGATAGTTGCCTTGATAGAAAACCTTCAAAGAAAAAACCTAAATCCTTTAGAAGAAGCCATAGCTTACAAAAACCTTGCGGAAAAATTTGGTTATACTCAAGAAGAAATCGCGGCTAAGGTAGGGAAAGACCGTGCTACTATAGCTAATCTATTAAGGCTACTTAACCTCCCTCAAGAAATTCAGCAGGACCTTTTGGAAGAAAGACTCACGGTAGGTCATGCCAAAGCCCTTCTTTCTTTAAGTTCCAAAGAACAACAATTAACTGTAAGAAACCTCATTTTACAAAAAGGGCTCTCGGTAAGAGAAACCGAAAGACTGGTAAATAAACTCTTAGCAGAAAAAAAACCGGAAAAGGTTAAGCAACCTGACCCTAACCTTTTATATCTTTCTGAAGAAATAAGCAAGTTGATAGGAACAAAAGTTAATGTAAAGGTGCAAAAAAAGAAAACTTATTTTATCTTTGAGTTTGACGAAATAGAAAGGGTCGAAGATTTTATAGAAGGGCTTAAAAAAGCCTTTGGAAATTATTAA
- the gatA gene encoding Asp-tRNA(Asn)/Glu-tRNA(Gln) amidotransferase subunit GatA, which translates to MAKTDLTNLTIKEALELMEKGKISATELVEETFKQIEGIDPKIKAFLHLFKEEALLQAKESDEKRKKGEKGSLLGIPLSIKDNICIKGYPTTCASKILENYIAPYEATVIEKLRTEGAVFIGKTNLDEFAMGSSTENSAFFTTRNPWDLERVPGGSSGGSAAAVAVRMGLGSLGSDTGGSIRQPAAFCGVVGLKPTYGLVSRYGLVAFASSLDQIGPFGLTVEDTAILLKTIAGKDEKDSTSAEVPIPDYLQIIHQNEKTKFKIGLPKEYMQTEMDPEIKQKIEEVVEALKKTHEIKEVSLPHTEYAVATYYIIAPAEASSNLARYDGVKYGLRIESSNLIDMYKKTRAKGFGKEVKRRIMIGTYALSAGYYDAFYLKASKVRTLILRDFLEAFKEVDLLITPVTPTPPFKIGEKITDPLQMYLSDIFTIPVNLAGLPGISLPIGLNSEGLPIGLQIIGPHFREDLLFSLAYQIEKLIDQKFIPPLIKG; encoded by the coding sequence ATGGCAAAGACTGATTTAACCAACCTTACGATAAAAGAAGCTTTAGAATTAATGGAAAAAGGAAAAATAAGCGCGACTGAATTAGTAGAAGAGACATTTAAACAGATTGAGGGGATTGACCCTAAAATTAAGGCTTTTTTGCATCTTTTTAAGGAAGAGGCCCTTTTACAAGCAAAAGAATCAGATGAAAAAAGAAAAAAGGGAGAAAAAGGAAGCCTTTTAGGGATACCTCTTTCTATAAAGGATAATATCTGCATCAAAGGATATCCTACTACTTGTGCCTCTAAAATTTTAGAAAACTACATTGCCCCTTATGAGGCTACGGTTATTGAAAAATTAAGGACTGAAGGGGCGGTGTTTATAGGTAAAACTAACTTAGATGAGTTTGCTATGGGTTCTTCTACCGAAAATTCAGCTTTTTTTACGACCCGAAACCCTTGGGATTTAGAAAGGGTTCCTGGAGGTTCTTCAGGTGGTTCTGCTGCGGCGGTGGCGGTAAGGATGGGGCTTGGGTCTTTAGGTTCTGATACCGGAGGTTCTATTAGACAACCTGCAGCCTTTTGCGGAGTGGTTGGTCTAAAACCTACTTATGGGCTTGTTTCCCGTTATGGTTTGGTAGCCTTTGCTTCTTCTTTAGATCAAATAGGTCCCTTTGGACTTACAGTAGAAGATACTGCCATTCTTTTAAAGACTATCGCAGGCAAAGATGAAAAGGATTCAACCTCTGCTGAAGTTCCTATCCCAGACTATTTACAGATTATACATCAAAACGAAAAAACTAAATTCAAGATAGGCCTTCCTAAGGAATATATGCAAACCGAGATGGACCCTGAGATAAAACAAAAAATAGAGGAAGTAGTAGAAGCCCTAAAAAAAACCCACGAAATAAAAGAAGTCTCTCTGCCTCATACAGAATATGCAGTGGCTACTTATTATATCATCGCCCCTGCTGAGGCTTCTTCTAACTTAGCTCGTTATGATGGAGTTAAATATGGGTTAAGAATAGAAAGTTCTAATCTGATAGATATGTATAAAAAGACCAGGGCTAAAGGTTTTGGAAAAGAAGTAAAAAGAAGGATTATGATAGGAACCTATGCCCTTTCTGCCGGATACTATGATGCCTTTTATCTCAAAGCCTCTAAGGTAAGGACCCTTATTCTGAGAGACTTTTTAGAAGCTTTTAAAGAAGTTGACTTACTAATCACCCCTGTTACCCCTACCCCACCTTTTAAGATAGGAGAAAAGATTACTGACCCATTACAGATGTATCTTTCTGACATCTTTACTATTCCGGTTAATTTAGCAGGTCTTCCTGGTATCAGTCTTCCAATAGGTCTTAACTCTGAAGGACTTCCCATAGGACTTCAGATAATAGGACCCCATTTTAGAGAAGACTTGCTTTTTAGTCTTGCCTATCAAATCGAAAAACTGATAGACCAAAAATTTATTCCCCCTCTGATAAAGGGTTAG
- the gatC gene encoding Asp-tRNA(Asn)/Glu-tRNA(Gln) amidotransferase subunit GatC, which translates to MPISLEEVLKIAHLCRLEFEEEEAKKFSEELSKILDYFKTLQTLDTKDVPPTFHAIKLPTPYREDKVKPFENIEGLLANAPKTKDNMIVVSKVVKAPS; encoded by the coding sequence ATGCCTATTTCTTTAGAAGAGGTGTTAAAAATCGCCCATTTATGTCGGCTTGAGTTTGAGGAAGAGGAGGCTAAAAAGTTTTCGGAAGAACTTTCTAAAATATTAGACTATTTCAAAACCTTACAAACTTTAGATACCAAAGACGTTCCTCCTACTTTTCATGCCATCAAACTTCCTACCCCTTATAGAGAAGACAAGGTTAAACCTTTTGAAAACATAGAAGGTTTATTAGCTAACGCTCCTAAGACCAAAGACAACATGATAGTAGTGTCTAAGGTAGTAAAAGCTCCTTCATAA
- a CDS encoding hydroxymethylpyrimidine/phosphomethylpyrimidine kinase — protein MFVLSLAGFDPSGGAGILMDIKVFSLLGLKGGGIPTTLTLQNTSVFEGWTPVDVNYFERALKLVFSDLPVKGIKIGMIGSCEILEVLLFYLKKYHSEGLAIVYDPVLKATLNHPLFSSEEFLPLVKKNLLPLLDFITPNLYEASLLTQTELKNLKDLEKAGKTLLGYGCKQVIITGYQKKDKIYDCFFSAEKKAFLGKKKLAFEFHGTGCAFSSSLLGFLVKGASPFFAFKKAKNWLYLYLKKGTVNPLGGKLCLFL, from the coding sequence ATGTTCGTCCTGTCTTTAGCAGGTTTTGACCCTTCAGGTGGAGCAGGTATCCTCATGGATATCAAGGTTTTTTCTTTGTTAGGTTTAAAAGGAGGTGGAATTCCTACTACCCTTACCCTACAAAACACCTCGGTTTTTGAAGGTTGGACCCCTGTAGACGTTAATTACTTTGAGAGAGCTTTAAAACTTGTATTTTCTGACCTGCCTGTAAAGGGAATTAAGATAGGAATGATTGGCTCTTGTGAGATATTAGAAGTATTACTTTTTTATCTTAAAAAATATCACTCTGAAGGTTTAGCCATAGTCTATGACCCTGTACTTAAAGCTACGTTGAACCATCCTCTTTTTTCTTCTGAGGAATTTTTACCTTTAGTAAAAAAAAATTTACTTCCTCTTTTAGACTTTATCACCCCTAATCTTTACGAAGCCTCACTTCTTACTCAAACAGAACTAAAAAATCTCAAAGATTTAGAAAAAGCAGGAAAAACCCTTTTAGGATATGGGTGTAAACAGGTGATTATTACAGGATACCAGAAAAAGGATAAGATTTATGACTGTTTTTTTTCTGCAGAAAAAAAGGCTTTCTTAGGTAAAAAAAAGTTAGCCTTTGAGTTCCATGGCACAGGATGTGCCTTTTCTTCAAGTCTTTTGGGATTTTTAGTTAAAGGGGCTTCTCCTTTTTTTGCCTTTAAAAAAGCCAAAAATTGGTTATACTTATATCTCAAAAAAGGAACGGTCAATCCTTTAGGAGGTAAGCTATGCCTATTTCTTTAG